In one Candidatus Aminicenantes bacterium genomic region, the following are encoded:
- a CDS encoding ISL3 family transposase, whose amino-acid sequence VVGVCCDMWQPYIDMIREHLPRATLVFDRFHITQNLLRAVEMFS is encoded by the coding sequence GGTTGTCGGCGTGTGTTGCGACATGTGGCAACCCTATATCGACATGATCCGCGAACACCTTCCCCGGGCGACACTGGTGTTCGATCGTTTCCATATCACCCAGAACCTCCTCCGGGCTGTAGAAATGTTCTCCTGA